The Candidatus Melainabacteria bacterium genome includes a window with the following:
- the fabF gene encoding beta-ketoacyl-[acyl-carrier-protein] synthase II — MTKERVVVTGIGAVSAVGTGIEEFWKGIVQGRSGVKRVTTARVKEEMQSACKIAAEIVDFDASKYLEPKQVRRTDRFIQFAVAAAQLAVDDAKLDMKQEDPTRVGVVVGSAAGGFETIEQQYRVLMERGPDRCSPFTVPMLIVNMAAGWVSILHNAKGPNSCTVTACATSANSIGDAYMMIERGDADVMFAGGSEAPITALCMAGFSSARTLSTRNNEPERASRPFDKDRDGFVMGEGGAILILESLSHAQKRGAKILAELVGYGMTGDAWDIVQPCADGNGAARAMQAALKQAGMKPEDVNYINAHGTSTPLGDRAETTAIKSVFGEHATKHKLAVSSSKSMTGHLLGAAGALEAAVCIMAINDSILPPTINLDNPDPECDLDYVANVARKGVNIDVALSNSFGFGGHNACLLFKKFKS, encoded by the coding sequence ATGACAAAAGAACGCGTCGTTGTGACAGGTATTGGCGCAGTCTCTGCAGTAGGGACTGGCATAGAAGAATTTTGGAAGGGCATCGTACAGGGCCGTTCCGGAGTCAAACGTGTCACCACAGCCAGAGTCAAAGAGGAGATGCAATCGGCGTGCAAAATTGCCGCCGAAATCGTCGACTTTGATGCATCGAAATATTTAGAACCAAAACAGGTTCGGCGCACGGATCGCTTTATCCAGTTTGCAGTCGCGGCAGCTCAATTGGCTGTGGACGACGCGAAACTGGACATGAAGCAAGAAGATCCGACCCGCGTCGGCGTTGTCGTTGGATCTGCTGCTGGTGGATTCGAAACAATCGAGCAGCAGTATCGTGTTTTGATGGAGCGCGGACCGGATCGTTGTTCACCATTTACGGTGCCGATGTTGATCGTCAATATGGCGGCCGGATGGGTATCGATTCTGCATAATGCCAAGGGTCCGAACTCATGCACTGTCACAGCTTGCGCGACCTCGGCTAATTCCATCGGTGATGCCTATATGATGATCGAGCGTGGCGACGCTGATGTCATGTTTGCAGGTGGAAGTGAAGCACCTATTACAGCCCTGTGTATGGCGGGGTTCTCCTCCGCTCGCACATTGTCGACTCGCAATAACGAGCCTGAAAGAGCCAGCCGTCCCTTTGACAAAGACAGAGATGGCTTTGTAATGGGTGAAGGCGGCGCCATTTTGATTTTGGAATCTCTTTCGCACGCGCAGAAACGTGGCGCAAAGATTCTCGCTGAGTTAGTCGGTTATGGTATGACGGGCGATGCCTGGGATATCGTTCAGCCCTGTGCTGACGGTAACGGTGCCGCACGTGCCATGCAGGCTGCTCTCAAGCAAGCCGGCATGAAACCGGAAGATGTTAACTACATCAATGCTCATGGCACTTCGACGCCTCTTGGTGATCGCGCTGAAACAACAGCGATCAAATCGGTTTTTGGTGAGCATGCCACAAAGCACAAGTTAGCAGTCAGTTCGAGCAAATCGATGACAGGCCACTTGCTCGGTGCTGCTGGTGCTCTTGAGGCAGCAGTATGCATCATGGCAATAAACGATTCTATTTTGCCGCCCACCATAAATCTGGATAATCCAGACCCTGAGTGCGATCTGGATTACGTTGCCAATGTCGCTCGCAAGGGTGTCAACATTGATGTGGCGTTGTCAAACAGTTTCGGATTTGGCGGCCACAACGCTTGTTTGTTGTTCAAGAAATTTAAGAGTTAG
- a CDS encoding alpha-glucosidase, with the protein MKRQFLAGLLALVMSMSCASRSFAVESAADTKQGADPWWKHAVIYEIYPRSFCDSNGDGTGDLKGITSKLDYLKSLGVDALWLTPCYPSPQVDFGYDISDYTAIAPEYGTLADFDELVAEAKKRNIKIIMDMVLNHTSDKHPWFLESSSSKDNPKRDWYIWRDGVGDSTPPNNWTSIFGHSAWKFDPKTNQYYYHLFYPEQPDLNWRNPEVRTAMYDAARFWLDRGVAGFRLDAIMALFEEPDLPDNPVLPGKNKFGDQNTDWIHNDRLPEVHDVLKELRKVVDSYPDNRVLIGETGGRDIADLCTTYGKNMDEIQLPMNFFFAYINKLSAPDFRARIAEWDQNPSKGWPVYLFSNHDQIRHYVRYGDKVHNDDIAKLTATMLLTLRGTPLLYYGEELGMENNDPKTKEAVQDPIGKLGWPDEIGRDGERTPMQWNTSQNAGFTSGPRSWLPCPDSYKTYNVVSEEADKNSILNFYKELIRLRRTEDALINGDYRAVDDDKEVLSYVRRGEKKSILVALNMTPETKVMKYDLKPFGINSNSATTLLASPRSKSSSASLSHLTLPPFGVYIGQVQ; encoded by the coding sequence ATGAAACGCCAGTTTTTGGCAGGTTTGCTTGCGCTTGTAATGAGTATGAGCTGCGCTTCTCGCTCGTTCGCTGTAGAGTCTGCTGCCGACACCAAACAAGGCGCAGATCCCTGGTGGAAGCATGCTGTTATTTACGAGATCTATCCGCGCAGTTTTTGTGATTCCAACGGTGACGGCACTGGTGACCTTAAGGGAATCACGTCGAAACTGGACTATCTCAAGAGCCTTGGCGTAGACGCCCTCTGGTTGACTCCTTGTTATCCGTCGCCGCAGGTAGATTTTGGCTACGACATCTCCGACTACACTGCTATTGCGCCAGAATATGGAACTCTGGCTGATTTCGACGAACTGGTTGCAGAAGCTAAGAAGCGAAACATCAAAATAATCATGGATATGGTGCTGAATCATACCTCCGACAAACATCCATGGTTCTTAGAATCAAGTTCTTCAAAAGACAATCCGAAGCGTGATTGGTACATCTGGCGTGATGGAGTAGGAGATTCCACACCGCCTAACAATTGGACTTCTATCTTCGGGCACTCTGCGTGGAAATTTGATCCCAAAACTAACCAGTACTATTACCATTTGTTCTATCCAGAGCAGCCAGACTTGAACTGGCGCAATCCGGAAGTTCGCACTGCTATGTATGATGCAGCCAGATTCTGGTTGGATCGTGGCGTTGCCGGATTTAGATTGGATGCGATCATGGCCTTATTCGAAGAACCAGACCTGCCTGATAATCCTGTTTTACCGGGCAAGAACAAGTTTGGCGATCAAAATACTGATTGGATTCACAACGATCGTTTGCCCGAAGTTCACGATGTACTCAAGGAGTTGCGCAAGGTTGTGGACTCCTATCCAGATAATCGCGTGCTTATCGGAGAGACAGGTGGACGCGATATTGCTGATTTGTGCACGACGTACGGAAAGAACATGGATGAAATTCAACTGCCGATGAATTTCTTCTTTGCCTACATTAATAAGCTTTCCGCACCCGACTTCCGCGCTCGCATTGCCGAATGGGATCAGAATCCTTCTAAAGGATGGCCTGTTTACCTGTTTAGCAATCACGATCAGATTCGCCATTACGTCAGATATGGGGACAAAGTTCACAACGATGATATCGCTAAGTTGACTGCCACCATGCTGTTGACGCTTAGGGGCACACCGCTTCTGTACTATGGCGAAGAGCTAGGCATGGAGAACAACGATCCAAAAACGAAAGAAGCTGTTCAGGACCCGATTGGAAAATTGGGATGGCCGGACGAGATCGGTCGTGATGGTGAGCGCACTCCGATGCAGTGGAATACTTCTCAGAATGCCGGGTTTACCAGCGGTCCTCGCTCCTGGTTGCCTTGTCCAGACAGTTACAAGACATACAATGTTGTATCTGAAGAAGCCGACAAGAATTCAATTCTGAACTTCTACAAAGAGTTGATTCGTTTGCGTAGAACTGAAGATGCCCTCATCAACGGTGATTACAGGGCAGTCGACGATGACAAGGAAGTTTTGTCTTACGTGCGCCGCGGTGAGAAGAAGAGCATCTTAGTGGCACTGAATATGACACCAGAAACGAAAGTCATGAAATATGATCTGAAACCTTTTGGTATCAATTCGAACTCGGCGACGACTTTATTGGCTTCACCCAGGAGCAAATCGAGCAGCGCCAGTTTGAGCCACCTGACTCTGCCTCCATTTGGGGTGTACATAGGTCAAGTGCAGTAA
- a CDS encoding LysM domain-containing protein, protein MSAHHETHIYSQKAVESDRNSAKTAAQSNLHSEAVKHLSGPAAKHASDKHGSGSEKFMPTNGDYWVVRGDNLYKIAQRSLLAQGKDRPDGRSIFAEIDRIVELNLKYYPKLRDHRLEPGMILTVDDKKQPANAKPVTEATQPDARQSDSRQSDGRQSDARQSSKTRTDAAATANNDPNSPCTEQVWKFAEPGTVTTAQKCDLVFAGADSKVVVHPGGQALLQKGASGFVFKGGQATVMEGATVIDAGGAIELKPGAKFVNIAALSRQANETQF, encoded by the coding sequence ATGTCTGCACATCACGAAACCCACATCTACAGTCAAAAAGCAGTCGAAAGTGACAGGAACAGCGCGAAAACCGCAGCGCAAAGCAACTTGCACAGCGAAGCGGTGAAGCACTTATCGGGACCAGCCGCAAAACATGCAAGCGACAAGCATGGGTCCGGCAGCGAGAAGTTTATGCCGACCAACGGTGACTACTGGGTAGTCAGAGGAGATAATCTCTACAAGATTGCCCAGCGGTCGCTATTGGCTCAAGGTAAAGACCGTCCTGATGGTCGTTCAATCTTCGCTGAAATCGACCGTATTGTGGAACTGAATCTCAAATATTATCCGAAACTGAGAGACCACCGACTGGAGCCGGGAATGATTCTGACGGTTGACGACAAAAAGCAACCAGCGAATGCAAAACCTGTTACCGAAGCGACCCAGCCCGACGCCCGGCAATCAGATTCACGTCAATCGGATGGACGACAATCCGACGCACGTCAATCGAGCAAAACACGAACCGATGCTGCGGCGACGGCTAACAATGATCCCAACAGTCCCTGCACTGAGCAAGTATGGAAATTCGCCGAGCCCGGAACCGTAACCACTGCACAAAAGTGTGATCTGGTTTTCGCCGGTGCGGATAGCAAAGTCGTCGTTCACCCTGGTGGACAGGCTCTTTTGCAAAAGGGAGCGAGCGGATTTGTATTCAAAGGCGGTCAAGCCACCGTAATGGAAGGTGCCACCGTCATTGATGCGGGCGGAGCCATCGAACTCAAGCCCGGCGCAAAATTCGTCAATATCGCCGCCCTGAGTCGTCAAGCCAACGAAACTCAATTTTAA
- a CDS encoding DMT family transporter has translation MVNLVPLLAVLGSIISLCVGTSFGKSLFPIIGPSGTAAVRVIFGSVVLVAFFRPWRQPIPRKSIKVIALYGLVLAIMNSIFYESIQRLPLGIAIAIEFTGPLTVAIVSSRRAIDFVWIVLAALGLALLLPLSPGSVALDALGIVFAFAAAALWAFYIILGKKMADLPSGQATALGVVCAALVLLPVGVIKVGPHLTDPRVLLGGFGVCLASSAIPYSLEMWAMKKLPKNTFSILLSMEPAVGALSGMFVLHEILTPMQWMAVCSVMVASIGTTLTARSAPAKAGEELDIVAVPADIL, from the coding sequence ATGGTCAACTTAGTTCCACTCTTAGCGGTTCTCGGCTCAATCATTTCATTGTGCGTCGGCACGTCTTTTGGTAAGTCGCTTTTCCCCATCATTGGACCATCAGGCACTGCCGCTGTGCGTGTCATATTCGGCTCGGTCGTTCTGGTGGCCTTCTTCAGACCATGGCGGCAACCCATCCCACGCAAGTCTATAAAGGTGATCGCTCTTTATGGGCTCGTGCTCGCCATCATGAATTCGATATTCTACGAATCGATTCAGCGTTTGCCTCTCGGAATTGCCATTGCCATTGAGTTCACGGGACCACTTACTGTGGCCATTGTTTCATCGAGACGGGCAATAGACTTTGTCTGGATAGTTCTGGCGGCGCTCGGGCTGGCATTATTACTGCCTCTGTCACCAGGTTCGGTGGCACTGGATGCGCTCGGTATTGTCTTTGCATTTGCTGCCGCCGCGCTCTGGGCCTTCTACATTATTCTTGGCAAGAAAATGGCCGACCTGCCTTCCGGTCAGGCGACCGCGCTCGGTGTTGTCTGCGCCGCGCTCGTGCTTCTGCCGGTGGGCGTAATCAAGGTCGGACCGCACCTCACTGATCCGCGGGTTCTTCTGGGCGGGTTCGGCGTCTGTCTTGCCTCCAGTGCCATTCCCTACAGTCTTGAAATGTGGGCGATGAAAAAATTGCCGAAAAATACCTTCAGCATCTTGTTGAGCATGGAGCCAGCGGTCGGCGCGCTGTCAGGTATGTTTGTGCTGCACGAGATACTCACACCGATGCAATGGATGGCTGTTTGCAGTGTGATGGTGGCATCCATCGGCACGACCCTGACGGCACGGAGTGCGCCGGCTAAAGCTGGTGAAGAACTCGACATCGTTGCTGTTCCCGCCGACATTCTCTAA
- a CDS encoding CAP domain-containing protein, which yields MTESIWNEMPVKLKVENISLIFAVVLIAAQSVASNAQNKSFAYRTSNAQAFSNALGVNCVPAYVMLNKVANQGIFITSAPTGDIGKKMNLSPGMVLLTIDNYSMISAKAVDSWLSHRAKRGPITFTYATDNNGSPQVQSGSVQAEVATASTASSGSAGSTSSASANRPIANRNVLSIPSAGGSVSSLMLSLLNSSRAGGGLGPLQADPVLSRFAQSYADYLAANASKYDVRDSNNNPHQDLMGRGAIERAQQAGISNFLNENIGRNVGNSGMAGIKILHQQMMDSPGHRPAIMDAEAHLVGIGSTYAGNRLFLVEEFGR from the coding sequence TTGACTGAGTCAATTTGGAATGAAATGCCAGTGAAACTCAAAGTTGAAAACATCAGCCTCATTTTTGCGGTCGTACTGATAGCAGCACAAAGTGTTGCGTCGAATGCACAAAACAAATCGTTTGCCTACAGGACGTCTAATGCTCAGGCGTTTTCGAATGCGCTGGGCGTTAACTGTGTGCCGGCCTATGTGATGCTAAACAAAGTAGCAAACCAGGGTATTTTCATTACCTCTGCGCCGACTGGTGATATCGGAAAGAAGATGAATCTGTCACCGGGTATGGTGCTTTTGACAATAGACAACTACTCGATGATTTCTGCCAAAGCTGTAGACAGCTGGCTGTCGCATCGAGCCAAACGAGGTCCGATTACCTTCACCTATGCCACCGACAACAACGGCTCGCCTCAGGTGCAAAGCGGTTCAGTGCAAGCTGAAGTGGCAACCGCAAGCACTGCATCATCTGGTTCAGCGGGCAGCACATCATCAGCTTCTGCAAATCGCCCAATTGCGAACAGAAACGTATTGTCGATTCCCTCCGCCGGTGGCAGCGTCAGTTCGCTCATGCTTTCCCTTCTCAACAGCAGTCGCGCTGGAGGGGGGCTCGGACCACTGCAAGCAGATCCTGTTCTCAGCCGTTTTGCTCAATCTTACGCGGACTACTTAGCAGCAAATGCAAGCAAGTACGATGTGCGCGACTCCAACAATAATCCGCATCAGGATTTAATGGGACGAGGCGCGATCGAACGTGCACAGCAAGCCGGTATAAGCAATTTTCTGAATGAAAATATTGGACGCAATGTGGGCAACAGCGGTATGGCAGGCATAAAGATTCTGCACCAACAAATGATGGATTCACCAGGGCATCGCCCGGCCATCATGGACGCGGAGGCGCACCTGGTCGGCATCGGCTCGACCTATGCAGGCAATCGACTTTTCCTCGTAGAAGAGTTCGGAAGGTAA
- the fabG gene encoding 3-oxoacyl-[acyl-carrier-protein] reductase codes for MSKLADKVAIVTGSGRGIGRAIAAALQAEGAKIVISDINEELCKETSAELSKSGDVIGVACNVTDTPSIEKMVAQVMEKWGRIDVLVNNAGITRDDLFMRMGEDKWQAVIDTNLTSAFKVTKPVLKVMSKQRSGRIINIASTTGVHGNFGQCNYAAAKAGLIGFTKTIALEYASRQITSNAVAPGFIDTPMTAALGEENIKKYVERIPLGRMGTPDDIAGAVVFFAAYAPYVTGTVLEVNGGLYT; via the coding sequence ATGAGTAAGTTGGCTGATAAAGTCGCAATCGTGACAGGTTCGGGAAGAGGTATTGGCAGAGCGATTGCGGCTGCGTTGCAGGCTGAGGGCGCCAAGATCGTCATCAGCGATATCAACGAAGAGCTTTGCAAAGAGACGAGCGCCGAGCTTTCAAAATCAGGCGATGTAATTGGCGTTGCTTGTAACGTCACAGATACGCCGAGCATTGAGAAAATGGTTGCGCAGGTGATGGAGAAGTGGGGACGCATCGATGTGCTCGTCAACAATGCCGGCATTACTCGTGATGACCTGTTCATGCGTATGGGCGAAGACAAATGGCAAGCTGTTATCGACACCAATTTGACATCGGCTTTCAAGGTCACCAAGCCTGTGCTCAAAGTCATGTCAAAACAACGCTCGGGACGAATCATCAATATCGCCAGCACAACCGGCGTGCATGGAAACTTCGGTCAGTGCAACTATGCTGCTGCCAAGGCTGGATTGATCGGCTTCACTAAAACGATCGCGCTTGAATATGCATCAAGACAGATCACATCCAACGCTGTTGCGCCAGGATTCATCGATACTCCGATGACGGCTGCCCTGGGCGAAGAAAACATCAAAAAATACGTCGAGCGTATTCCGCTCGGTCGCATGGGCACCCCAGACGATATCGCCGGAGCTGTTGTTTTCTTTGCAGCCTACGCACCTTACGTAACAGGCACCGTGCTTGAAGTAAACGGCGGTTTGTACACATAA
- the gatA gene encoding Asp-tRNA(Asn)/Glu-tRNA(Gln) amidotransferase subunit GatA: MTAAKSELVGRSISELRKLLKDKSVSSVEILRAHQEHIAKQDGDIQAFITLTPELAEEQAKKVDAAIARGDELPLLGGIPVAIKDNMCVPGYKTTCASKILADFEPPYQATAISRLFEAGALCVGKTNMDEFAMGSSTENSSVKPTYNPWNKDYVPGGSSGGSAAAVSAGFSVVSLGSDTGGSIRQPASLCGVVGMKPTYGTVSRFGLVAFASSLDQIGPFARSVEDAAITLSVIAGHDKRDSTSLSQYGFGEIDYAQGLRERSAQDLVGGLKIGIIKELQGDGIDADVRKTVQDTAEIFTKLGARVEEVSIPTAKNALPVYYIIATAEASANLSRYDGVRYGFRDENAQDILSMYMETRSQGFGPEVKRRIMLGTYALSSGYYDAYYKKAQQVRRLMKEDFNKVFSQYDLVICPTSPTVAFKVGEKTSDPLAMYLADIATIPANLAGLPGISVPAGFGAHGLPIGIQILGNTLSDALVLKAAAAFEKTTEFHIKQPPMLLAAGK, from the coding sequence ATGACTGCGGCAAAGAGTGAACTAGTCGGCAGAAGCATCAGTGAGCTACGCAAACTTCTCAAAGATAAATCAGTTTCGAGCGTAGAAATCTTGCGCGCTCATCAAGAGCACATCGCCAAGCAAGATGGAGATATTCAGGCTTTCATCACGCTCACGCCGGAGTTAGCTGAAGAGCAAGCGAAGAAAGTTGATGCTGCTATCGCGCGCGGTGATGAACTGCCCCTATTGGGTGGTATTCCCGTCGCTATCAAAGACAACATGTGTGTGCCTGGATACAAGACCACATGCGCCAGCAAAATACTTGCCGACTTCGAACCGCCTTATCAGGCAACAGCAATAAGCCGTCTCTTTGAAGCCGGAGCGCTATGCGTCGGCAAAACAAACATGGATGAGTTTGCGATGGGATCATCGACAGAAAATTCATCGGTGAAACCGACCTACAATCCATGGAACAAAGACTATGTGCCAGGCGGATCTTCGGGTGGATCTGCTGCTGCTGTATCGGCGGGTTTCTCAGTTGTTTCGTTAGGCTCTGATACCGGCGGCTCGATAAGACAACCCGCTTCACTGTGCGGCGTTGTCGGTATGAAGCCTACATATGGCACAGTCTCTCGCTTTGGACTGGTGGCATTCGCTTCCAGCCTGGATCAAATTGGACCGTTTGCTCGCAGTGTTGAAGATGCTGCCATCACCCTTAGTGTCATCGCCGGACATGATAAACGCGATTCGACATCTCTGTCGCAATACGGCTTCGGTGAAATCGATTATGCGCAGGGGCTGAGAGAGCGGTCAGCACAAGATCTCGTTGGCGGTTTAAAGATTGGCATCATCAAAGAATTGCAGGGTGATGGCATTGATGCCGATGTTAGAAAAACTGTTCAAGATACTGCCGAGATTTTTACAAAGCTTGGTGCAAGGGTTGAGGAAGTCTCCATTCCCACAGCCAAAAATGCTCTTCCGGTCTATTACATCATCGCCACTGCCGAAGCAAGCGCGAACCTGTCGCGTTATGATGGGGTCAGGTACGGCTTCAGAGATGAAAATGCCCAGGACATTCTATCGATGTACATGGAGACGCGCTCTCAGGGCTTCGGTCCTGAAGTCAAACGCAGAATCATGCTCGGAACCTATGCGCTCAGCTCTGGTTATTACGATGCCTACTACAAAAAGGCTCAGCAGGTGCGGCGCTTGATGAAGGAAGACTTCAATAAAGTGTTCAGCCAGTACGATCTGGTCATCTGCCCTACTTCGCCTACGGTTGCTTTTAAGGTGGGAGAGAAGACTTCTGATCCTCTCGCTATGTACCTGGCAGATATAGCAACAATTCCTGCGAACCTGGCGGGACTGCCAGGTATCTCGGTGCCGGCCGGATTTGGCGCCCATGGATTACCGATAGGAATCCAGATTCTGGGTAATACATTATCAGACGCACTGGTGCTCAAAGCGGCAGCTGCTTTCGAAAAGACCACGGAGTTCCATATCAAGCAGCCACCAATGCTGCTTGCCGCAGGTAAGTAA
- the acpP gene encoding acyl carrier protein → MDEKEAFERVKKVAVAQLNVNADEVTMEASFTKDLGADSLDTVELVMALEEEFGMEIPDEDAEKITTVGEAVKYISSHI, encoded by the coding sequence ATGGATGAGAAGGAAGCCTTCGAGAGAGTAAAGAAGGTGGCCGTTGCCCAATTGAATGTGAATGCTGACGAAGTCACGATGGAAGCCAGTTTCACCAAAGACCTTGGTGCAGATTCCCTCGACACAGTCGAATTGGTCATGGCTTTGGAAGAAGAATTCGGTATGGAAATACCGGACGAGGATGCCGAAAAAATTACCACTGTCGGTGAAGCTGTCAAATACATTTCGTCGCATATCTAA
- a CDS encoding response regulator transcription factor: MAKILIVEDDAELSQLVNRWLTSEHHLVETVDDGADGLSRLKAYDYDLIVLDWNLPSLTGPEILQEYRQAGGTAPVLMLTGKNTIVDIESGFKAGADDYLTKPFHARELTVRIAALLRRSPNYLGDVLRAGSLELDRGNYLVKRNGEEIQLLPKEFSLLEFLMRNQNRVFSSEMLLGKVWVNDSEATVDALTSCMKRLRKKIDVEGSPQLIKTIHGVGYKLVPDA, from the coding sequence ATGGCAAAAATCCTAATAGTCGAAGATGATGCCGAGTTATCGCAACTTGTTAACCGCTGGTTGACCAGTGAGCATCACCTGGTTGAAACTGTCGACGATGGTGCTGATGGCTTATCACGCTTGAAAGCGTATGATTATGACTTGATTGTTCTGGACTGGAATCTGCCCAGTTTGACTGGTCCTGAGATATTGCAGGAGTATCGGCAGGCTGGTGGAACTGCGCCTGTTTTGATGTTGACAGGTAAAAATACAATCGTCGATATTGAAAGTGGTTTCAAGGCTGGTGCCGATGATTATCTGACCAAGCCATTTCATGCTCGCGAACTGACCGTGCGCATAGCGGCATTGTTGCGGCGCAGCCCTAACTACCTTGGTGACGTCTTACGCGCAGGAAGTCTCGAACTGGATCGCGGAAATTACCTGGTTAAGCGCAATGGTGAGGAAATTCAGCTGTTGCCAAAGGAATTTAGTTTGCTTGAATTCTTGATGCGCAATCAGAATCGGGTTTTCTCTTCAGAAATGCTATTGGGCAAGGTCTGGGTCAATGACAGTGAAGCTACAGTAGATGCCCTTACCAGCTGCATGAAGCGATTGCGCAAGAAAATTGATGTGGAAGGTTCACCTCAGCTTATAAAAACCATCCACGGGGTCGGATACAAGTTGGTGCCCGATGCTTAG
- a CDS encoding HAMP domain-containing histidine kinase, translated as MKLTLPQKAMILVAVPLVFELAFLVGLGVLLDQAERERAQEAHAREVSAHLSALMRLMLERETGIVVRHLSQNNPNIKSSFDELTRGMVHQYEVLENICKDNEHERLQMQDLTKLRAKVEDHFLRAKILMERDQQVQALREWMQLQKYIGEIHKALVKLVDEQEVIQEERRAVLSQYRAQINATLAVGFLINIILAVGLASYFNRGTTKRLNVLMDNTYRLASGMPLHEPLSGADEIGRIDSTFHQMADALNQAEQQRAQIEQLKQEFVQMVSHDLRAPVTSLQMFHSLLAKGDFGKLDEDGKKHLAAAEENTERMFTLVSDLLEMEKLESGTITLDRRAIEVDSVLEPAVIAVQGVAKKRGVEVDIMGHDNPKITADRERLIQVAVNLITNAIKFSPENGSVLIAVKELPAQVEIRISDQGSGIAPELQAEIFERFKQSGSKEQQSKGAGLGLAIARSLVELHDGRIGVESKVGEGSTFWFRVPRAPVV; from the coding sequence ATGAAACTCACCCTCCCACAAAAAGCGATGATATTAGTGGCGGTGCCGCTGGTCTTTGAGCTGGCTTTTCTCGTTGGTCTTGGCGTGCTTCTCGACCAAGCCGAGCGTGAACGTGCTCAGGAGGCTCATGCTCGTGAGGTCAGTGCCCATTTAAGTGCATTGATGCGTCTGATGCTCGAGCGCGAAACCGGTATCGTCGTCAGGCATTTATCTCAGAATAATCCCAATATCAAATCCAGCTTCGATGAATTGACGCGAGGGATGGTTCATCAATACGAAGTGCTCGAGAACATTTGCAAGGATAACGAGCACGAACGGCTCCAGATGCAAGATTTGACTAAGTTACGGGCCAAAGTAGAAGATCATTTTCTTCGCGCTAAAATCCTCATGGAGCGTGATCAGCAGGTGCAAGCACTGCGGGAATGGATGCAGTTGCAAAAATATATTGGTGAAATTCACAAGGCTCTTGTCAAATTGGTTGACGAGCAGGAAGTGATTCAGGAAGAGAGAAGGGCGGTTCTGAGCCAATACAGAGCACAGATCAACGCTACTTTAGCGGTCGGTTTTTTGATCAACATCATTCTGGCAGTCGGGCTGGCAAGTTATTTCAATCGCGGAACAACAAAGCGCCTTAATGTGCTGATGGATAATACATATCGATTGGCAAGTGGAATGCCGCTGCACGAGCCACTTTCAGGAGCGGACGAAATTGGACGTATCGACTCGACATTCCATCAGATGGCCGACGCACTGAATCAAGCCGAGCAACAGCGTGCTCAGATAGAGCAATTGAAGCAAGAGTTTGTGCAAATGGTGAGCCATGATTTGCGCGCACCTGTGACGTCATTGCAGATGTTTCATTCGCTGCTGGCCAAAGGAGACTTCGGAAAACTGGACGAAGACGGCAAAAAGCATCTTGCCGCTGCCGAAGAAAATACTGAACGCATGTTTACGCTCGTTAGCGATTTGCTCGAGATGGAAAAACTCGAGTCGGGTACGATCACTCTCGACCGTCGCGCCATAGAAGTTGACAGCGTCTTAGAACCGGCAGTAATTGCTGTGCAAGGCGTTGCCAAAAAGCGCGGTGTAGAAGTAGACATCATGGGCCATGACAATCCGAAAATCACGGCTGATCGAGAACGACTGATTCAAGTGGCTGTCAATTTGATTACAAATGCCATCAAGTTTTCACCCGAAAACGGCTCCGTTTTGATCGCCGTGAAAGAACTTCCTGCACAAGTTGAAATCAGGATCTCAGATCAGGGGTCTGGCATCGCTCCTGAGCTGCAGGCTGAGATATTCGAGCGGTTCAAACAATCTGGATCGAAAGAGCAACAGTCTAAAGGCGCCGGTCTGGGGCTGGCAATCGCCAGATCGCTGGTTGAACTTCACGACGGGCGTATCGGTGTCGAGTCGAAGGTTGGAGAAGGCAGCACTTTCTGGTTCCGTGTGCCTCGCGCCCCTGTGGTATAA